The following proteins are co-located in the Leptospira weilii genome:
- a CDS encoding DUF2750 domain-containing protein — MRSSAAQYHQFFIDIKKYKIVWTLRDGKGFPSPMTSSGKRSMPFWSSLKRVRNIIEYSDAYSLFKPHEISYQDFVDRWLPGLKKDNLLVGINWTGNRAIGYDLEPSEVLEYLH, encoded by the coding sequence ATGAGATCATCCGCTGCTCAATATCATCAATTTTTTATAGATATAAAAAAATATAAGATAGTATGGACTTTACGAGATGGTAAAGGTTTTCCGAGCCCTATGACTTCCTCTGGAAAAAGATCCATGCCATTTTGGTCCTCTTTGAAACGAGTTCGAAATATAATAGAATATAGCGATGCTTATTCTTTATTTAAGCCCCATGAAATTTCTTATCAAGATTTTGTCGATCGATGGCTCCCTGGATTAAAAAAGGATAATTTATTAGTCGGTATCAATTGGACCGGAAATCGGGCGATAGGATACGATCTTGAACCGAGCGAAGTATTGGAATATCTACATTAG